The Lycium barbarum isolate Lr01 chromosome 9, ASM1917538v2, whole genome shotgun sequence genome has a segment encoding these proteins:
- the LOC132609451 gene encoding 7-hydroxymethyl chlorophyll a reductase, chloroplastic isoform X2, whose translation MAFLSGKLSTLPLKFYTVSSSQQDTNANSKSVKIREDWRKKSRPIPPGGTYPAKDHCSCGLCDTYYIAHVKNACAFLGDGMSRVEALEPIVHGRGRKEDSLDEMYMGVYENLLYARKTKPVEGAQWTGIVTTIAVEMLKAGMVEAVICVQSDPEDRFAPRPVLARTPEEVIAAKGVKPTLSPNLNTLALVEAAGVKRLLFCGVGCQVQALRSVEQYLNLEKLYVLGTNCVDNGPREGLDKFLKAASSEPETVLHYEFMQDYKVHLKHLDGHIEQVPYFCLPANDLVDVIAPSCYSCFDYTNGLADLVVGYMGVPKYSGISMTQHPQYVTVRNERGREMLSLIENLLEITPTISSGKRRPFVVETVKADDEAKFGRGPSQPAPKFVGNLIAFFLNIVGPKGLEFARYSLDYHTIRNYLHVVRKWGKERADRHMPEYAKKIVSMYNQSGEIDQMLSNK comes from the exons ATGGCATTTCTCAGTGGAAAGCTCTCTACTTTACCTTTGAAATTCTACACTGTTTCTTCATCACAACAAG ATACAAATGCAAACTCGAAATCAGTGAAAATAAGAGAAGATTGGAGGAAAAAATCTCGACCAATTCCTCCTGGTGGGACTTATCCAGCTAAAGACCACTGCAG TTGTGGTTTGTGCGACACTTACTACATTGCCCATGTCAAGAATGCATGTGCTTTCTTGGGAGATGGCATGTCTAGAGTTGAG GCTTTGGAACCTATCGTCCATGGACGAGGACGGAAAGAAGATTCCTTGGATGAGATGTATATGGGGGTGTATGAGAATCTATTGTATGCTCGTAAAACTAAGCCTGTGGAAG GAGCTCAATGGACAGGGATAGTGACAACTATTGCTGTGGAGATGCTAAAAGCTGGGATGGTAGAAGCTGTTATTTGTGTTCAGAG TGATCCGGAAGATCGATTTGCTCCCCGACCTGTCCTGGCAAG GACTCCAGAGGAAGTTATAGCGGCCAAAGGTGTTAAGCCGACACTGTCTCCTAATCTAAATACTCTTGCGTTAGTTGAG GCAGCTGGTGTGAAGCGCCTTCTCTTCTGCGGTGTTGGCTGCCAAGTGCAAG CTTTAAGATCAGTTGAACAATATTTGAATCTGGAAAAGCTTTATGTACTAGGCACCAACTGTG TGGATAATGGACCACGAGAAGGGTTAGATAAGTTTCTGAAGGCCGCTAGCAGCGAACCTGAAACAGTTCTCCACTATGAGTTTATGCAAGACTACAAG GTCCATCTGAAGCATTTGGATGGCCATATTGAACAG GTTCCCTATTTCTGTTTACCAGCAAATGATTTAGTTGATGTTATTGCGCCATCTTGTTACAG CTGTTTTGACTACACAAATGGCTTGGCG GATTTGGTGGTGGGATACATGGGTGTGCCAAAGTATAGCGGAATCAGCATGACACAGCATCCCCAATATGTTACTGTCAG AAATGAACGTGGTAGAGAAATGCTAAGCCTTATCGAGAACCTTTTGGAAATTACGCCAACGATAAGTAGT GGTAAGCGGCGTCCATTTGTCGTGGAAACCGTGAAGGCAGATGATGAAGCAAAATTTG GAAGAGGTCCTTCACAACCTGCTCCAAAGTTTGTTGGAAATTTAATAGCGTTTTTTCTCAACATA GTCGGACCGAAGGGGCTAGAATTTGCCCGTTACTCGCTAGATTACCACACAATCAGAAATTATTTACACGTAGTCCGCAAATGGGGAAAAGAAAG AGCTGACAGACATATGCCAGAATATGCAAAGAAAATTGTCAGCATGTACAACCAGAGTGGAGAAATTGATCAAATGCTTTCAAACAAGTGA
- the LOC132609451 gene encoding 7-hydroxymethyl chlorophyll a reductase, chloroplastic isoform X3 produces the protein MAFLSGKLSTLPLKFYTVSSSQQDTNANSKSVKIREDWRKKSRPIPPGGTYPAKDHCSSCGLCDTYYIAHVKNACAFLGDGMSRVEALEPIVHGRGRKEDSLDEMYMGVYENLLYARKTKPVEGAQWTGIVTTIAVEMLKAGMVEAVICVQSDPEDRFAPRPVLARTPEEVIAAKGVKPTLSPNLNTLALVEAAGVKRLLFCGVGCQVQALRSVEQYLNLEKLYVLGTNCVDNGPREGLDKFLKAASSEPETVLHYEFMQDYKVHLKHLDGHIEQVPYFCLPANDLVDVIAPSCYSCFDYTNGLADLVVGYMGVPKYSGISMTQHPQYVTVRNERGREMLSLIENLLEITPTISSGKRRPFVVETVKADDEAKFVCRRQDPEKYIFSSYDLEVNIFLTPSP, from the exons ATGGCATTTCTCAGTGGAAAGCTCTCTACTTTACCTTTGAAATTCTACACTGTTTCTTCATCACAACAAG ATACAAATGCAAACTCGAAATCAGTGAAAATAAGAGAAGATTGGAGGAAAAAATCTCGACCAATTCCTCCTGGTGGGACTTATCCAGCTAAAGACCACTGCAG CAGTTGTGGTTTGTGCGACACTTACTACATTGCCCATGTCAAGAATGCATGTGCTTTCTTGGGAGATGGCATGTCTAGAGTTGAG GCTTTGGAACCTATCGTCCATGGACGAGGACGGAAAGAAGATTCCTTGGATGAGATGTATATGGGGGTGTATGAGAATCTATTGTATGCTCGTAAAACTAAGCCTGTGGAAG GAGCTCAATGGACAGGGATAGTGACAACTATTGCTGTGGAGATGCTAAAAGCTGGGATGGTAGAAGCTGTTATTTGTGTTCAGAG TGATCCGGAAGATCGATTTGCTCCCCGACCTGTCCTGGCAAG GACTCCAGAGGAAGTTATAGCGGCCAAAGGTGTTAAGCCGACACTGTCTCCTAATCTAAATACTCTTGCGTTAGTTGAG GCAGCTGGTGTGAAGCGCCTTCTCTTCTGCGGTGTTGGCTGCCAAGTGCAAG CTTTAAGATCAGTTGAACAATATTTGAATCTGGAAAAGCTTTATGTACTAGGCACCAACTGTG TGGATAATGGACCACGAGAAGGGTTAGATAAGTTTCTGAAGGCCGCTAGCAGCGAACCTGAAACAGTTCTCCACTATGAGTTTATGCAAGACTACAAG GTCCATCTGAAGCATTTGGATGGCCATATTGAACAG GTTCCCTATTTCTGTTTACCAGCAAATGATTTAGTTGATGTTATTGCGCCATCTTGTTACAG CTGTTTTGACTACACAAATGGCTTGGCG GATTTGGTGGTGGGATACATGGGTGTGCCAAAGTATAGCGGAATCAGCATGACACAGCATCCCCAATATGTTACTGTCAG AAATGAACGTGGTAGAGAAATGCTAAGCCTTATCGAGAACCTTTTGGAAATTACGCCAACGATAAGTAGT GGTAAGCGGCGTCCATTTGTCGTGGAAACCGTGAAGGCAGATGATGAAGCAAAATTTG TGTGCCGAAGGCAGGATCCCGAGAAGTATATCTTTTCCAGTTATGATCTTgaagtaaatatttttttaacaCCTTCTCCATGA
- the LOC132609451 gene encoding 7-hydroxymethyl chlorophyll a reductase, chloroplastic isoform X1, whose translation MAFLSGKLSTLPLKFYTVSSSQQDTNANSKSVKIREDWRKKSRPIPPGGTYPAKDHCSSCGLCDTYYIAHVKNACAFLGDGMSRVEALEPIVHGRGRKEDSLDEMYMGVYENLLYARKTKPVEGAQWTGIVTTIAVEMLKAGMVEAVICVQSDPEDRFAPRPVLARTPEEVIAAKGVKPTLSPNLNTLALVEAAGVKRLLFCGVGCQVQALRSVEQYLNLEKLYVLGTNCVDNGPREGLDKFLKAASSEPETVLHYEFMQDYKVHLKHLDGHIEQVPYFCLPANDLVDVIAPSCYSCFDYTNGLADLVVGYMGVPKYSGISMTQHPQYVTVRNERGREMLSLIENLLEITPTISSGKRRPFVVETVKADDEAKFGRGPSQPAPKFVGNLIAFFLNIVGPKGLEFARYSLDYHTIRNYLHVVRKWGKERADRHMPEYAKKIVSMYNQSGEIDQMLSNK comes from the exons ATGGCATTTCTCAGTGGAAAGCTCTCTACTTTACCTTTGAAATTCTACACTGTTTCTTCATCACAACAAG ATACAAATGCAAACTCGAAATCAGTGAAAATAAGAGAAGATTGGAGGAAAAAATCTCGACCAATTCCTCCTGGTGGGACTTATCCAGCTAAAGACCACTGCAG CAGTTGTGGTTTGTGCGACACTTACTACATTGCCCATGTCAAGAATGCATGTGCTTTCTTGGGAGATGGCATGTCTAGAGTTGAG GCTTTGGAACCTATCGTCCATGGACGAGGACGGAAAGAAGATTCCTTGGATGAGATGTATATGGGGGTGTATGAGAATCTATTGTATGCTCGTAAAACTAAGCCTGTGGAAG GAGCTCAATGGACAGGGATAGTGACAACTATTGCTGTGGAGATGCTAAAAGCTGGGATGGTAGAAGCTGTTATTTGTGTTCAGAG TGATCCGGAAGATCGATTTGCTCCCCGACCTGTCCTGGCAAG GACTCCAGAGGAAGTTATAGCGGCCAAAGGTGTTAAGCCGACACTGTCTCCTAATCTAAATACTCTTGCGTTAGTTGAG GCAGCTGGTGTGAAGCGCCTTCTCTTCTGCGGTGTTGGCTGCCAAGTGCAAG CTTTAAGATCAGTTGAACAATATTTGAATCTGGAAAAGCTTTATGTACTAGGCACCAACTGTG TGGATAATGGACCACGAGAAGGGTTAGATAAGTTTCTGAAGGCCGCTAGCAGCGAACCTGAAACAGTTCTCCACTATGAGTTTATGCAAGACTACAAG GTCCATCTGAAGCATTTGGATGGCCATATTGAACAG GTTCCCTATTTCTGTTTACCAGCAAATGATTTAGTTGATGTTATTGCGCCATCTTGTTACAG CTGTTTTGACTACACAAATGGCTTGGCG GATTTGGTGGTGGGATACATGGGTGTGCCAAAGTATAGCGGAATCAGCATGACACAGCATCCCCAATATGTTACTGTCAG AAATGAACGTGGTAGAGAAATGCTAAGCCTTATCGAGAACCTTTTGGAAATTACGCCAACGATAAGTAGT GGTAAGCGGCGTCCATTTGTCGTGGAAACCGTGAAGGCAGATGATGAAGCAAAATTTG GAAGAGGTCCTTCACAACCTGCTCCAAAGTTTGTTGGAAATTTAATAGCGTTTTTTCTCAACATA GTCGGACCGAAGGGGCTAGAATTTGCCCGTTACTCGCTAGATTACCACACAATCAGAAATTATTTACACGTAGTCCGCAAATGGGGAAAAGAAAG AGCTGACAGACATATGCCAGAATATGCAAAGAAAATTGTCAGCATGTACAACCAGAGTGGAGAAATTGATCAAATGCTTTCAAACAAGTGA